A window of the Arachis duranensis cultivar V14167 chromosome 5, aradu.V14167.gnm2.J7QH, whole genome shotgun sequence genome harbors these coding sequences:
- the LOC107490666 gene encoding LOW QUALITY PROTEIN: mitogen-activated protein kinase 9-like (The sequence of the model RefSeq protein was modified relative to this genomic sequence to represent the inferred CDS: substituted 1 base at 1 genomic stop codon), producing the protein MDRNKKGAPEDKFFTEYGEASRYEIQEVVGKGSYGIVGAAIDTHTGEKVAIKKINDVFEHVSDATRILREIKLLRLLRHPDIVEIRHIMLPPSRREFKDVYVVFELMESDLHQVIKANDDLSPEHYQFFLYQLLRGLKYIHSANVFHRDLKPKNILANADCKLKICDFGLARVSFNEAPSAIFWTDYVATRWYRAPELCGSFFSKYTPAIDIWSIGCIFAEMLTGRPLFPGKNVVHQLKCYLSFFLDILTKXFLNLISQIRNEKARRYLSSMRKKQPVPFTKKFPNADVLALRLLERLLAFDPKDRPTAEEALADPYFNGLASVDREPSTQPISKLEFEFERRKLTKDDVRELIYREILEYHPQMLQEYLRGGEQTSGFMYPSGVDRFKRQFAHLEELQGKGERSTPLQRQNVSLPR; encoded by the exons ATGGATCGTAACAAAAAG GGTGCACCGGAGGATAAGTTTTTTACCGAGTACGGAGAGGCAAGCCGATATGAGATCCAAGAAGTTGTTGGAAAAGGAAGTTATGGTATTGTGGGTGCTGCCATTGACACTCATACTGGGGAAAAAGTTGCAATCAAGAAAATTAATGATGTTTTTGAGCATGTATCGGATGCCACACGAATCCTAAGAGAAATAAAGCTACTTCGGTTGCTTCGACATCCTGATATAGTAGAAATTAGGCATATAATGCTTCCTCCTTCTCGGAGAGAGTTCAAGGATGTATATGTTGTATTTGAGTTGATGGAGTCTGACCTTCATCAAGTCATTAAAGCAAATGATGACCTTTCGCCTGAACACTACCAGTTTTTCTTGTACCAACTTCTTCGGGGTCTAAAATACATACATTCAG CTAATGTCTTTCATCGCGACTTAAAGCCGAAAAATATTCTTGCTAATGCTGATTGTAAACTTAAGATATGCGATTTTGGGCTTGCTCGAGTATCATTCAATGAAGCCCCGTCAGCTATTTTCTGGACT GACTACGTTGCAACTCGATGGTATCGTGCACCTGAACTATGCGGTTCTTTCTTCTCAAAA TATACCCCCGCTATTGATATTTGGAGCATTGGATGCATATTTGCAGAAATGCTCACTGGGAGGCCATTGTTTCCTGGGAAAAATGTGGTGCAtcaattaaaatgttatttgtcCTTTTTTCTTGACATTCTTACT aaataatttttaaacttgATTTCACAGATTCGAAATGAGAAGGCTAGAAGGTATCTTAGTAGCATGCGGAAAAAACAACCAGTTCCCTTCACCAAAAAATTTCCAAATGCAGATGTGCTGGCTCTTCGTTTGCTGGAACGGCTACTTGCATTTGATCCTAAAGATCGTCCAACAGCTGAAGAG GCATTAGCTGATCCTTACTTCAATGGTTTGGCAAGTGTAGATCGTGAACCATCCACTCAGCCCATTTCAAAGCTTGAGTTTGAGTTTGAGAGAAGGAAATTGACCAAAGATGATGTCAGAGAGTTGATTTATCGAGAG ATTCTAGAGTATCATCCACAGATGCTCCAAGAATATCTTCGTGGTGGAGAGCAAACAAGTGGTTTCATGTATCCAAG CGGAGTTGATCGGTTTAAGCGACAATTTGCACATCTTGAGGAACTTCAAGGCAAAGGTGAACGAAGCACCCCGTTGCAGAGACAGAATGTCTCCTTACCTAGGTAA